From a region of the Falco peregrinus isolate bFalPer1 chromosome 5, bFalPer1.pri, whole genome shotgun sequence genome:
- the KBTBD2 gene encoding kelch repeat and BTB domain-containing protein 2 encodes MSTQDERQINTEYAVSLLEQLKFFYEQQLLTDIVLIVEGTEFPCHKMVLATCSSYFRAMFMSGLSESKQTHVHLRNVDAATLQIIITYAYTGNLAISDSTVEQLYETACFLQVDDVLQRCREYLIKKINAENCVRLLSFADLFSCEELKQSAKRMVEHKFTAVYHQEAFMQLSHDLLIDILSSDNLNVEKEETVREAAMLWLEYNTESRSQYLSSVLSQIRIDALSEVTQRAWFQGLPPNDKSVVVQGLYKSMPKFFKPRLGMTKEEMMIFIEAAAENPGSLYSSVCYSPQAEKVYKLCNPPADLHKVGTLVTPDNDIYIAGGQVPLKNTKTNHSKSSKLQVAFRTVNCFYWFDAQQNTWFPKTPMLFVRIKPSLVCCEGYIYAIGGDSVGGELNRRTVERYDTEKDEWTMVSPLPCAWQWSTAVAVHNCIYVMTHNLMYCYFPRSDAWVEMAMRQTSRCFASAAAFGDKIFYIGGLHIASNSGIRLPSSTVDGSSVTVEIYDVSKNEWRMAANIPARRYSDPCVRAVVISNSLCVFIRETHMNERAKYATYQYDLELDRWFLRQHISERVLWDLGKDFRCTVGKLYPSCLEESPWKPPAYLFSPDGADEFELDGELVPLPPV; translated from the exons ATGTCTACCCAAGACGAGAGGCAGATAAATACAGAGTATGCTGTATCCTTGCTGGAGCAGTTAAAATTCTTTTATGAACAGCAATTGCTAACTGACATAGTGTTGATTGTGGAGGGCACAGAATTTCCCTGCCATAAGATGGTTCTTGCAACATGCAGCTCGTATTTCAG AGCCATGTTCATGAGTGGGCTAAGTGAAAGTAAACAAACACATGTGCACCTGAGGAATGTGGATGCAGCCACTTTACAAATTATCATAACTTACGCATACACGGGTAACTTGGCAATAAGCGACAGCACAGTAGAACAGCTTTATGAGACTGCCTGCTTCTTACAG GTAGATGATGTGTTACAACGATGTAGAGAATACTTAATCAAAAAAATTAACGCAGAAAATTGTGTGCGTCTGTTAAGTTTTGCTGATCTCTTCAGCTGTGAAGAGTTAAAACAGAGTGCTAAAAGAATGGTAGAGCACAAGTTCACAGCTGTGTACCACCAGGAGGCTTTCATGCAACTGTCACATGATCTACTGATAGATATTTTAAGCAGTGACAATTTAAATGTGGAAAAGGAGGAGACAGTTCGTGAAGCTGCTATGTTATGGCTGGAGTACAACACAGAATCACGATCACAGTATTTGTCCTCTGTTCTTAGCCAAATCCGAATCGATGCACTTTCAGAAGTAACGCAGAGAGCCTGGTTTCAAGGCTTGCCACCTAATGATAAATCGGTGGTGGTGCAAGGACTGTACAAATCCATGCCCAAGTTTTTCAAGCCCAGACTTGGTATGACAAAAGAGGAGATGATGATATTCAttgaagctgctgctgaaaacccCGGTAGTCTTTACTCTTCTGTCTGTTACAGCCCGCAGGCAGAAAAAGTTTACAAACTCTGCAACCCTCCTGCTGACTTGCATAAGGTTGGGACACTTGTAACTCCTGATAATGACATCTATATAGCAGGTGGGCAAGTTCCTCTGAAAAACACGAAAACCAATCACAGTAAAAGCAGCAAACTCCAGGTTGCCTTCAGAACTGTGAATTGCTTTTACTGGTTTGATGCACAGCAAAACACTTGGTTTCCAAAGACACCGATGCTCTTTGTTCGTATAAAGCCATCCCTGGTCTGCTGTGAAGGATACATCTATGCAATCGGAGGAGACAGCGTTGGCGGAGAACTCAACAGGAGAACTGTGGAGAGGTACGATACCGAGAAGGATGAGTGGACCATGGTAAGCCCGTTGCCTTGTGCATGGCAATGGAGCACGGCGGTAGCAGTTCACAACTGCATTTACGTGATGACCCACAACTTGATGTACTGTTACTTTCCCAGGTCAGATGCTTGGGTGGAAATGGCTATGCGACAAACAAGCAGGTgttttgcttcagctgctgctttcgGTGATAAAATATTCTATATTGGAGGATTGCATATTGCCAGCAATTCTGGTATAAGGCTCCCGAGCAGTACTGTAGATGGGTCTTCCGTAACCGTGGAAATCTACGATGTGAGTAAAAACGAATGGAGAATGGCAGCCAATATCCCTGCCAGGCGCTATTCCGACCCATGCGTTAGAGCTGTCGTCATCTCCAATTCTTTATGTGTCTTTATACGCGAAACCCACATGAACGAGAGAGCCAAGTATGCCACCTATCAATACGACCTGGAACTCGATCGCTGGTTCCTGAGGCAGCATATATCGGAACGTGTGCTGTGGGACTTGGGGAAGGACTTCCGGTGCACCGTAGGAAAGCTGTACCCATCTTGTCTTGAAGAGTCCCCATGGAAACCTCCAGCCTATCTCTTCTCACCGGATGGAGCTGATGAATTTGAGCTGGATGGAGAGCTAGTTCCTTTGCCACCTGTATAG